In Dasypus novemcinctus isolate mDasNov1 chromosome 23, mDasNov1.1.hap2, whole genome shotgun sequence, the following proteins share a genomic window:
- the SRCAP gene encoding helicase SRCAP isoform X1: MQSSPSPAHPQLPILQTQMVSDGMTGSNPVSPASSSSAASSGAGGISPQHLAQDSSLDGPPGPPDGPTVPLEGLSLPQAADLSNKGPKWEKSHAEIAEQAKHEAEIETRIAELRKEGFWSLKRLPKVPEPPRPKGHWDYLCEEMQWLSADFAQERRWKRGVARKVVRMVIRHHEEQRQKEERARREEQAKLRRIASTMAKDVRQFWSNVEKVVQFKQQSRLEEKRKKALDLHLDFIVGQTEKYSDLLSQSLNQPLTSSKAGSSPCLGSSHTDSAASSPPPPASRLDDEDGDFQPQEEEEEDDEETIEVEEQQEGNDAETQRREIELLRREGELPLEELLRSLPPQLLGGPSSPSQTPSSHDSDNRDGPDEGGEEEPSQMLKGKPSPSSVMQRNKQPWHPDEDDEEFTANEDEAEDEEDTIAAEEQLEGEVDHAMELSELAREGELSMEELLQQYAGAYASEASASGSGSSEEEEEEEEIEANSSDCEPEQGMGEEEVLREDSSSQSDSAQEQSEDEEYDHSREEETSRSSDSEESESDASEEAQSQSQADEEEEEEEDFGVEYLLARDEEQSEVDGGSGPPTPGPTTTLGPKKEITDIAAAAESLQPKGYTLATTQVKTPIPLLLRGQLREYQHIGLDWLVTMYEKKLNGILADEMGLGKTIQTISLLAHLACEKGNWGPHLIIVPTSVMLNWEMELKRWCPSFKILTYYGAQKERKLKRQGWTKPNAFHVCITSYKLVLQDHQAFRRKNWRYLILDEAQNIKNFKSQRWQSLLNFNSQRRLLLTGTPLQNSLMELWSLMHFLMPHVFQSHREFKEWFSNPLTGMIEGSQEYNEGLVKRLHKVLRPFLLRRVKVDVEKQMPKKYEHVIRCRLSKRQRCLYDDFMAQTTTKETLATGHFMSVINILMQLRKVCNHPNLFDPRPVTSPFITPGICFSTASLVLRATDVHPLQQIDMGRFDLIGLEGRVSRYEADCFLPRHRLSRRVLLEVATAPDPPPRPKPVKMKVNRMLQPVPKQEGRTVVVVNSPRTPLGSVPVRPSPGPELSAQLTPGPTPPVLPAPLMVSASSAGPPLIPAPRPPGPVLLPPLQPNSGPVPQVLPAPLGVLGGTSRPPTPTLSLKPAPPAPVRLSPAPPPGSSSLLKPLTVPPGYTFPPAAAVTTTTSATTAAATTTAVPAPTPAPQRLILSPDMQARLPSGEVVSIGQLASLAQRPVASAGGSKPLTFQIQGNKLTLTGAQVRQLAVGQPRPLQRNVVHLVSAGGQHHLISQPAHVALIQAVAPTPGPTPVSVLPSSTPSTTPAPTGLSLPLAANQVPPTMVNNTGVVKIVVRQAPRDGLTPVPPLAPAPRPPSSGLPAMLTARPTLTPGRVPTPSLGTTRAPIPTSALVRPLLKLVHSPSPEVSASAPGAAPLTISSPLPGPPSSPMPVPNSSPLASPVSSTVSIPVSSSLPNSISTTLPAPASAPLTIPISAPLPVSASGPALLTTVTPTLAPVVSAAPGPPSLAPAGNSPSASALTLGLATTPSLSPSQAPGHSLLLASASSHVPGLNSTVAPACSSVLVPASALASSFPAAPNPAPAQASLLAPAPSASQALAPIVAPQTAILAPSPAPSLAPLPVLAPSPRAAPVLPPSQTPVPVLATSSAPGTALASSSSLVPAPTPVLAPSSTQTMVPTPVPSPLPSPASTQTLALAPALASTLGVSSPSQTHSLGMGNSQGPFPAQTLSLTPASSLVPAPAQTLSLAPGPSVGPTQTLSLAPAPPLAPASPMGPAPAHTLTLAPSSSSASLLAPASVQTLTLSPAPVPVPNLGLAAAQTLALAPASTQAPASQPSSLVVSASGSVPLPVTMVSRLPVHKDEPETLTLRSGPPSPPSTATSFSGPRPRRQPPPPPRSPFYLDSLEEKRKRQRSERLERIFYLSEAHGTLAPVYGTEVLDFCTLPQPVASPIGPHAPGPSHPTFWTFTEAARQAVLFPQQRLDQLSEIIERFIFVMPPVEAPPPSLHACHPPPWLAPRQAAFQEQLAFELWPRARPLHRIVCNMRTQFPDLRLIQYDCGKLQTLAVLLRQLKAEGHRVLIFTQMTRMLDVLEQFLTYHGHLYLRLDGSTRVEQRQALMERFNADKRIFCFILSTRSGGVGVNLTGADTVVFYDSDWNPTMDAQAQDRCHRIGQTRDVHIYRLISERTVEENILKKANQKRMLGDMAIEGGNFTTAYFKQQTIRELFDMPLEEPSGSSVPSAPDEEEEAVASKQTHILEQALCRAEDEEDIRAATQAKAEQVAELAEFNENDGFPAGEGEEAGRPGAEDEEMSRAELEIAALVEQLTPIERYAMKFLEASLEEVSREELKQAEEQVEAARKDLDQAKEEVFRLPQEEEEGPGAGDEVSCGTGGGSHRRSKKAKAPERPGTRVSERLRGARAETQGTNYTPVTSTHNTRSTSTPPRCSPARERIPRPLLRPRPTPVPAAIPVPVPFPSTISAPNPIPILPVHVLPAPPSQILPPYSSPACTPPPACTPPLVHTPPPVQSPLLTPSSPPLLVGPPSVPISPSVTNLPLGLGPEAELCAQALASTESLELAGMASFESSPLTLVPPRDLIPIAVEVLPMPEKNLSLTPSASSPTLEAGSIPNGQEQEVPEPAEGTILTVLPGGEVPTCLSESNGLERPSLAPSDEPCQEPLEAARNSEEMVEARTPISSPEKLQELGTAEVAAPSTSSSATSSPEGPSLARPPRRRTSADVEIRGQGAGRPGQPPGPKVLRKLPGRLVTVVEEKELVRRRRQQRGPASTSVPGASETGAIPASPSTHSMLGPESSPPTSGPCEAAPPSVLPTPAQQPFIARRRIELGVTGGGSPENGEGALLAITPPAVKRRRGRPPKKNRSLADAGRGVEEAPSSTSKGKSNGADPVPGPETLIVAEPVLGPQLISGPQPLGPQPIRKPEPIILSPVEKRRRGRPPKARDVPIPGTISSPGDGNLESRTQPLPLPPPLPPLPPLLACPTATVTNTVTTITISTSPPKRKRGRPPKNPPSPRPSQLPVLDRDSSSVLETCGLGRRRQPQGQGESDGSSSDEDGSRPLTRLARLRLEAEGMRGRKSEGSMVVAVIQDDLDVVESGPGGLESTPPMVSLAPKLRSTRLRPGSLVPPLETEKVPRKRAGTPITGAPGLAKRGRLQPPSPLGPEGSVEESEAEASGEEEEGDGTPRRRPGPRRLGGANQGDQRILRSSAPPHLAGPTSSHRGRKAKT; encoded by the exons ATGCAGAGCAGCCCCTCCCCTGCTCACCCTCAGCTCCCAATCCTGCAGACACAG ATGGTGTCGGACGGCATGACAGGCAGCAATCCTGTGTCCCCTGCCTCGTCCAGTTCTGCAGCCTCTAGTGGGGCAGGTGGCATCTCGCCCCAGCACCTCGCTCAAGATTCCTCTCTTGATGGACCTCCAGGCCCCCCAGATGGTCCCACAGTGCCCCTGGAGGGGCTCAGCTTACCCCAGGCTGCTGACCTGTCTAACAAGGGCCCAAAGTGGGAGAAGAGTCATGCTGAAATAGCAGAGCAGGCCAAACAT GAGGCCGAGATTGAGACTCGGATTGCCGAACTCCGGAAGGAGGGTTTCTGGTCACTGAAGAGGCTGCCTAAGGTGCCGGAGCCCCCTCGCCCCAAAGGCCACTGGGACTATCTGTGTGAGGAGATGCAGTGGCTCTCTGCTGACTTTGCTCAGGAGCGCCGTTGGAAACGGGGTGTGGCCCGTAAG GTGGTGCGCATGGTGATCCGACACCACGAGGAGCAGCGACAGAAAGAAGAGCGGGCCCGGAGGGAGGAGCAGGCTAAACTGCGCAGAATTGCCTCCACCATGGCCAAGGATGTCAGGCAGTTCTGGAGCAATGTGGAGAAG GTAGTGCAATTCAAGCAGCAGTCCCGGCTTGAAGAAAAGCGCAAAAAAGCTCTGGACCTGCATCTGGACTTCATTGTGGGACAAACTGAAAAGTACTCAGACCTTCTGTCACAGAGCCTCAACCAACCTCTAacatccagcaaagctggctcTTCCCCTTGCCTTGGCTCTTCGCACACTGACTCAGCTGCTTCTAGTCCTCCACCTCCTGCTTCCCGGCTGGATGATGAAG ATGGGGACTTCCAGCcccaagaggaggaggaagaagacgaTGAGGAGACGATTGAGGTTGAAGAACAACAGGAAGGCAATGATGCCGAGACCCAGAGGCGTGAGATTGAACTGCTTAGACGTGAGGGAGAATTGCCACTGGAAGAGCTGCTCCGTTCCCTGCCCCCTCAGCTGCTGGGAGGGCCTTCCAGCCCCTCGCAAACTCCCTCATCTCATGATAGTGACAACCGTGATGGGCCTGATGAAGGTGGTGAAGAAGAGCCCTCTCAGATGTTGAAG GGAAAGCCCTCACCCTCCTCTGTCATGCAGCGCAACAAACAGCCCTGGCATCCTGATGAAGACGACGAAGAGTTTACTGCCAATGAGGATGAAG CGGAGGACGAAGAGGACACCATAGCAGCTGAGGAGCAGTTGGAAGGGGAGGTGGATCATGCCATGGAACTGAGCGAGTTGGCTCGAGAAG GGGAGCTGTCTATGGAGGAGTTGCTGCAGCAGTATGCAGGAGCCTATGCCTCTGAGGCCTCAGCCTCAGGCTCCGGGAGcagtgaagaggaagaggaagaagaagagattGAGGCAAATAGCTCTGACTGTGAACCAGAGCAGGGCATGGGAGAAGAAGAGGTTCTTCGGGAGGATAGTAGCAGTCAGTCAG ACTCTGCTCAGGAGCAGAGCGAGGATGAGGAATATGATCATTCACGGGAGGAAGAAACAAGTAGGAGTTCAGACTCAGAGGAATCGGAGTCTGATGCTTCTGAGGAAGCCCAGTCACAGAGCCAAGCagatgaggaagaggaagaagaagaagatttTGGGGTGGAGTACTTACTTGCCCGAGATGAAGAGCAGAGTGAGGTAGATGGGGGCAGTGGACCTCCCACCCCAGGGCCAACCACCACTCTAGgcccaaaaaaagaaattactgaCATTGCTGCAGCAGCTGAAAGTCTCCAGCCTAAGGGTTACACGTTGGCCACTACACAG GTGAAGACACCTATTCCCTTGCTGCTGCGGGGCCAGCTCCGGGAGTACCAGCACATTGGGCTGGACTGGCTGGTTACTATGTATGAGAAGAAGCTTAATGGCATTCTTGCTGATGAGATGGGGCTGGGCAAGACGATCCAGACCATCTCTCTGCTTGCCCACTTAGCCTGTGAGAAAG GTAACTGGGGTCCCCATTTGATCATTGTCCCCACCAGTGTGATGTTGAACTGGGAGATGGAGCTGAAACGTTGGTGTCCCAGCTTTAAAATCCTCACTTATTATggagcccagaaagagaggaagctCAAGCGGCAG GGATGGACCAAGCCCAATGCCTTCCATGTGTGTATCACATCTTACAAGCTGGTGCTGCAGGACCACCAGGCCTTCCGCCGTAAGAACTGGCGCTATCTCATTCTGGATGAGGCTCAGAACATTAAGAACTTCAAGTCACAGCGCTGGCAGTCACTGCTCAACTTCAACAG CCAGAGGCGTCTGCTCTTGACAGGAACTCCCTTGCAGAACAGTCTCATGGAGCTGTGGTCCTTGATGCACTTTTTGATGCCCCATGTCTTCCAGTCTCATCGCGAATTCAAGGAGTGGTTCTCTAACCCTCTAACTGGCATGATTGAGGGCAGCCAAGAGTATAATGAAGGGCTAGTAAAACGCCTCCACAAG gTTTTGCGGCCCTTTCTGCTGCGCCGAGTTAAGGTAGATGTTGAGAAGCAGATGCCTAAAAAGTATGAGCATGTTATCCGCTGCCGGCTCTCCAAACGCCAGCGCTGTCTCTATGATGATTTCATGGCACAGACCAC gaCTAAAGAGACACTAGCCACAGGCCATTTCATGAGTGTCATCAACATTTTGATGCAACTGCGAAAAGTCTGCAATCATCCAAATTTGTTTGACCCTCGGCCTGTTACTTCCCCCTTCATCACCCCAGGCATCTGCTTCAGCACCGCCTCTTTGGTGCTGCGGGCCACTGATGTCCACCCCCTTCAG caaatagacatgggTCGATTTGACCTTATTGGATTGGAGGGCCGTGTCTCTCGATACGAGGCCGACTGTTTTCTGCCCCGGCACCGCCTCTCCCGCCGGGTACTGCTAGAGGTGGCTACTGCTCCTGACCCTCCACCCCGGCCCAAGCCAGTCAAGATGAAGGTCAACAG GATGCTACAGCCAGTGCCCAAGCAAGAAGGTCGGACAGTGGTGGTGGTGAACAGCCCACGGACTCCCCTAGGTTCTGTTCCAGTCCGACCTTCTCCAGGCCCTGAGCTCTCAGCCCAGCTCACCCCTGGTCCAACCCCCCCAGTGCTGCCAGCGCCACTGATGGTGTCGGCTTCATCTGCTGGGCCCCCGCTTATTCCAGCACCCCGACCCCCTGGTCCTGTTCTGTTGCCCCCGCTGCAGCCAAACAGTGGTCCCGTCCCCCAGG TTCTGCCAGCCCCCCTGGGGGTCCTGGGTGGGACCTCAAGGCCCCCCACACCAACCCTGTCCTTGAAGCCGGCTCCACCTGCCCCAGTTCGCCTCAgtccagccccacccccaggctcctCTAGCCTGTTGAAACCCCTGACAGTGCCACCAGGCTACacctttcctcctgctgctgctgtcaCCACCACCACTTCTGCCACCACAGCCGCTGCTACCACCACAGCAGTGCCAGCTCCAACACCTGCACCACAGCGCCTCATCCTGTCTCCTGATATGCAGGCTCGCCTACCCT CAGGCGAAGTAGTCAGCATTGGACAGTTGGCCTCACTGGCACAACGTCCAGTGGCTAGTGCTGGGGGAAGCAAACCTCTTACCTTCCAAATCCAGGGCAACAAGCTGACTCTGACTGGTGCCCAGGTGCGCCAGCTTGCTGTGGGGCAGCCCCGCCCGCTGCAAA GGAATGTGGTGCATCTGGTGTCAGCAGGGGGGCAGCACCACCTCATCAGCCAGCCTGCCCATGTGGCCCTCATCCAGGCCGTGGCCCCGACCCCTGGCCCCACCCCTGTCTCTGTGCTGCCTTCTTCGACCCCCAGCACCACCCCTGCCCCTACTGGCCTCAGCCTTCCGCTTGCTGCTAACCAGG TGCCACCAACCATGGTGAATAATACAGGAGTGGTGAAAATTGTAGTGCGACAGGCCCCTCGGGATGGACTGACGCCTGTTCCTCCGTTGGCTCCAGCGCCCCGGCCTCCAAGCTCTGGGCTTCCAGCTATGTTGACTGCACGCCCTACATTAACCCCTGGCCGGGTGCCCACACCTTCTCTGGGTACTACCCGGGCCCCCATACCCACATCCGCTCTGGTGAGGCCCCTACTCAAGCTGGTCCACAGCCCTTCGCCCGAAGTCAGTG CTTCAGCACCTGGAGCCGCTCCCTTGACcatctcatctcctcttcctGGACCACCCTCTTCTCCAATGCCAGTTCCCAACTCCTCTCCCCTTGCTAGTCCTGTGTCCTCCACGGTCTCCATCCCAGTCTCATCTTCGCTCCCCAACTCCATCTCCACCACACTTCCTGCCCCAGCCTCAGCTCCACTCACCATCCCTATCTCAGCCCCCTTACCTGTCTCGGCATCGGGCCCAGCTCTGTTGACCACTGTGACTCCAACACTGGCACCTGTTGTCTCAGCGGCTCCTGGACCTCCCTCTTTGGCACCAGCTGGAAATTCCCCATCAGCGTCAGCCTTGACTTTAGGTTTGGCCACAACTccatctctgtctccatctcaGGCACCCGGTCATTCTCTGTTGTTGGCTTCCGCCTCTTCACATGTTCCAGGGTTGAACTCAACTGTGGCCCCAGCATGCTCATCTGTCCTGGTGCCAGCTTCAGCCCTGGCCAGTTCTTTTCCAGCAGCACCAAATCCAGCTCCAGCTCAGGCTTCCCTTCTGGCTCCAGCACCTTCTGCATCTCAGGCTCTGGCGCCCATAGTGGCTCCACAGACAGCAATCCTGGCTCCTTCTCCAGCTCCTTCTCTGGCTCCTCTTCCAGTCCTGGCTCCATCGCCACGTGCTGCTCCTGTCCTGCCTCCGTCGCAGACTCCAGTTCCAGTTTTGGCTACATCATCTGCTCCAGGAACTGCTTTAGCTTCATCTTCTTCACTGGTGCCAGCCCCAACTCCTGTATTGGCTCCATCGTCGACTCAGACTATGGTACCAACCCCAGTTCCATCACCTCTCCCGAGCCCGGCTTCTACACAGACACTGGCCCTAGCCCCAGCTTTAGCATCCACACTTGGCGTCTCGTCTCCATCTCAAACACACTCTTTGGGAATGGGGAACTCCCAGGGGCCCTTTCCGGCTCAGACATTGTCATTGACTCCAGCATCATCCCTGGTACCAGCTCCAGCCCAGACACTATCTTTGGCACCAGGACCATCAGTGGGTCCAACTCAAACACTTTCTCTGGCTCCAGCACCCCCTTTGGCTCCAGCTTCTCCAATGGGCCCAGCCCCAGCTCACACACTGACTTTGGCTCCATCATCATCGTCTGCTTCACTCCTGGCCCCGGCTTCAGTACAAACACTGACCTTGAGCCCTGCCCCAGTTCCAGTGCCCAACCTGGGCCTGGCTGCAGCTCAGACCCTGGCGCTGGCCCCAGCCTCAACCCAGGCCCCAGCCTCCCAGCCATCTTCCCTTGTGGTCTCAGCGTCTGGCTCTGTTCCCTTGCCTGTCACCATGGTATCCCGGTTGCCTGTTCACAAGGATGAGCCTGAGACACTGACACTGCGCTCTGGTCCACCCAGCCCTCCTTCCACTGCTACCTCGTTCAGTGGCCCCCGGCCTCGACGCCAACCCCCCCCACCTCCTCGCTCCCCTTTCTATCTG GACTCTCTGGAGGAAAAGCGGAAGCGGCAGCGGTCTGAACGCCTGGAACGTATTTTCTACCTTAGCGAAGCTCATGGGACTCTGGCACCCGTGTATGGGACTGAAGTCCTGGATTTCTGTACCCTGCCTCAACCTGTTGCCAGTCCCATTGGCCCTCATGCTCCTGGTCCCAGCCACCCCACCTTTTGGACTTTTACTGAGGCTGCCCGCCAAGCTGTACTATTTCCCCAGCAACGACTAGACCAGCTGTCGGAAATCATTGAGAG GTTCATCTTTGTCATGCCTCCTGTGGAGGCACCTCCCCCTTCCCTGCATGCCTGCCACCCACCTCCTTGGCTGGCCCCACGTCAGGCAGCCTTCCAGGAGCAGTTGGCCTTTGAGCTCTGGCCCCGGGCTCGTCCTTTGCACCGGATTGTGTGTAACATGCGTACCCAGTTCCCTGACTTGCGGCTCATCCAGTATGATTGCG GAAAGTTGCAAACGTTGGCAGTGCTGCTGCGGCAGCTCAAGGCGGAGGGCCACCGGGTGCTCATTTTCACCCAGATGACCCGAATGCTGGATGTACTGGAGCAGTTCCTCACATACCACGGCCACCTCTACTTGCGTCTGGATGGCTCTACTAGAGTTGAGCAGAGACAG GCCTTGATGGAACGATTCAATGCAGACAAACGCATATTCTGTTTCATCCTTTCAACTCGGAGTGGGGGCGTGGGTGTGAACCTGACAGGAGCAGACACTGTCGTATTTTATGACAGCGACTGGAATCCTACCATGGATGCTCAGGCCCAGGATCGCTGTCACCGAATTGGCCAGACCCGAGATGTCCACATCTATAG GCTTATCAGTGAACGGACAGTGGAGGAGAACATTCTTAAAAAGGCAAATCAGAAGAGAATGTTGGGAGACATGGCCATTGAAGGAGGCAACTTCACCACAGCCTATTTTAAACAG CAGACCATCAGAGAGCTGTTTGATATGCCCCTGGAGGAGCCATCTGGCTCATCTGTACCCTCTGCCCCTGACGaggaggaagaggctgtggcCAGCAAGCAAACCCATATCCTGGAGCAG GCGTTATGTCGAGCAGAGGATGAGGAGGATATCCGTGCAGCCACCCAGGCCAAGGCAGAACAGGTGGCTGAGCTTGCAGAATTCAATGAGAATGATGGGTTTCCTGCTGGTGAGGGAGAGGAGGCTGGTCGACCTGGAGCTGAGGATGAAGAGATGTCACGGGCTGAGCTGGAAATTGCTGCCCTTGTAGAACAG CTAACCCCCATTGAACGTTATGCCATGAAATTCCTGGAAGCCTCACTGGAGGAAGTGAGCCGTGAGGAGCTCAAGCAAGCAGAA GAACAAGTGGAAGCTGCCCGCAAGGACCTGGACCAAGCCAAGGAGGAGGTGTTCCGCCTACcccaagaggaggaggaggggccaggggctggggatgaGGTTTCCTGTGGGACTGGTGGAGGCAGCCACCGGCGCAGTAAGAAGGCCAAAGCCCCTGAGAGACCGGGGACTCGTGTCAGTGAGCGTCTTCGTGGAGCCCGGGCTGAAACTCAAGGGACAAACTACACTCCTGTCACATCCACCCATAATACCCGCAGCACCTCCACGCCCCCCCGCTGCAGCCCTGCCAGGGAACGAATTCCCCGGCCATTGCTTAGGCCTCGACCCACTCCAGTTCCTGCTGCAATTCCTGTCCCAGTCCCCTTCCCCAGCACCATTTCAGCCCCAAATCCAATACCTATTCTTCCTGTCCATGTATTGCCTGCCCCTCCTTCGCAGATTCTTCCCCCTTATTCTTCTCCTGCCTGTACCCCTCCTCCTGCCTGTACCCCTCCACTGGTTCATACCCCCCCACCAGTCCAAAGCCCTCTCCTAACTCCCTCCTCACCTCCCCTACTAGTTGGTCCACCTTCTGTACCCATTTCCCCCTCAGTCACCAACCTCCCTTTGGGTTTGGGGCCTGAGGCAGAGCTATGTGCACAAGCATTGGCATCTACTGAATCCCTGGAATTGGCTGGCATGGCTAGTTTTGAGAGTTCCCCGCTCACTCTGGTGCCCCCCAGGGATCTgataccaattgctgttgaggTCCTGCCCATGCCCGAGAAGAACCTTTCTCTTACCCCTTCTGCATCTAGCCCAACTTTGGAGGCTGGCAGCATCCCCAATGGTCAAGAGCAAGAGGTGCCAGAGCCTGCTGAGGGGACCATCCTCACAGTGCTGCCTGGGGGTGAGGTGCCCACTTGTCTGAGTGAGAGCAATGGGCTGGAACGCCCATCTTTAGCACCATCTGATGAGCCATGTCAGGAGCCATTGGAGGCTGCCAGGAACTCTGAAGAGATGGTGGAGGCCCGGACCCCAATTTCCAGCCCAGAGAAACTGCAGGAACTTGGTACAGCTGAGGTTGCAGCCCCATCAACCTCATCCTCTGCCACCTCCTCACCTGAGGGTCCTTCGCTTGCTCGGCCCCCTCGGCGTCGCACCAGTGCTGATGTAGAAATTCGGGGTCAGGGTGCTGGTCGGCCAGGGCAGCCTCCAGGCCCCAAAGTGCTTCGCAAGCTGCCGGGACGGCTAGTGACTGTGGTCGAGGAAAAGGAACTGGTGAGGCGGCGGCGACAGCAACGGGGCCCTGCTAGCACCTCGGTGCCTGGGGCCTCTGAGACTGGTGCCATCCCAGCAAGCCCATCTACCCACAGCATGTTGGGGCCAGAATCGTCACCTCCcaccagtgggccctgtgaagcTGCTCCCCCATCTGTTCTGCCCACCCCAGCCCAGCAGCCCTTCATAGCTCGCCGTCGCATTGAGTTGGGGGTAACTGGTGGAGGCAGCCCAGAGAATGGAGAAGGAGCTCTGCTTGCCATCACTCCGCCTGCTGTGAAACGTCGGAGGGGGAGGCCCCCTAAGAAGAACAGGTCTCTTGCAGATGCTGGGCGAGGGGTAGAGGAGGCTCCCTCATCCACCTCTAAGGGAAAAAGTAATGGGGCTGACCCAGTCCCTGGGCCTGAGACCCTCATAGTTGCTGAACCTGTCCTGGGACCCCAGCTTATTTCTGGGCCCCAGCCTCTTGGACCTCAGCCAATTCGCAAACCCGAGCCCATCATCTTGTCACCTGTGGAGAAAAGAAGGCGTGGGCGGCCTCCTAAGGCACGAGATGTGCCTATCCCTGGGACCATTTCCTCTCCAGGGGATGGCAATTTAGAGAGCCGGACACAGCCACTCCCACTACCACCACCCCTTCCACCACTCCCACCACTCCTAGCTTGTCCTACCGCTACTGTCACCAAcactgtcaccaccatcaccatttcAACCTCCCCACCCAAGCGGAAGCGGGGCCGACCTCCCAAGAATCCACCATCACCTCGGCCCAGCCAGCTCCCTGTCTTGGACCGCGACAGCTCTTCTGTCCTTGAGACCTGTGGACTAGGGAGGCGGCGGCAACCCCAGGGCCAGGGGGAGAGTGACGGCAGTTCCTCAGATGAGGATGGGAGCCGCCCACTCACCCGCCTGGCCCGCCTACGGCTTGAAGCAGAGGGAATGCGGGGACGAAAGAGCGAAGGGTCCATGGTGGTGGCTGTGATTCAGGACGACCTGGATGTAGTGGAGAGTGGGCCAGGCGGGTTGGAATCAACACCTCCCATGGTCTCTCTGGCCCCAAAACTGCGCTCAACCCGGCTGCGCCCGGGGTCTCTAGTCCCCCCACTAGAGACTGAGAAGGTGCCTCGCAAACGGGCAGGGACCCCAATCACTGGGGCTCCTGGGCTGGCGAAGCGGGGCCGCCTCCAGCCCCCAAGTCCCCTGGGGCCTGAGGGTTCAGTAGAGGAGTCTGAGGCTGAAGCCTCAGgcgaggaggaggaaggggatggGACCCCTCGCCGCAGGCCTGGTCCCCGCCGTCTTGGTGGGGCCAACCAAGGGGACCAGCGCATCTTGCGCAGCAGTGCTCCTCCTCACCTAGCTGGCCCTACCAGCAGTCACAGAGGCCGCAAGGCTAAGACGTGA